ATCAGTGAACTGTGCGTTTTCTATCGAAATTATCAGTTATTTTCTGTTATTATGATATACATTATGgtcaatttcagtttttttaagACTCCCacttttttgaaaattagcctgcCTTAGTGTCCCATGCTGTGAAAAGACAGGGCAATGAGATCACCAAATCCACAGGCTGGGGTATTGTCATTTCTTGGAGCAAGTTTTAGGGCACCAGTAAATATCACTTTGGTCGGCCTTTTTATGCCTTGAGCACCTCAGCAATATCATTCTtgtaaataacaaaacaaaatttgtggtagaatctttctctttctctctctctctcactttgttaaaaaaaaaataacaaatacagTCCTGGGTATGTTACAATATTGTGACGTTAGAGGAGAAATTATGAAGAAGAGACAACTAATaatcttcatttaaaaataacttttATCAAAAACAGTTTACCTTTTTTTAATgtctttttttgtaaaattgcTTAGACAGACCAAGCACTAGTAGTGCAATTTGTAGCCACAGGCAATGAAACTGCTTGTGAAAAAGACCAATATATGAAAGCAccaataaaaatgtattttcttACTCTTTCTTGTAATTCTGTGTCACCTCCAAACATGATTCCCAGATATGCCAGGTGGAACATGGAAAGAAAACTGAAGCCAAGATTTGTCGCAATTATCCAGAAGTTTGCCTGAAATATCACAGCAAGTTTTTTATGGATCAATAACATATGAAGAAAGGGATATTTTTAAATTCCATCATTAACCCTCACCTCAGTGTATCTGTGACCACATCCTGCTTTGCATTTCCTTGCCATTATACAGGCATCAAAAATTCCACCAAGCTTTTTACGAAAAACTAGAAATGCAACACTTTGGTGTAAGAATACTTTGCTAAAATATCTTAATGCTGTTTAAGAGCTCAGAAGCAACATGGAGGTTGGATGCTCGAGAAGAATATTATACAGAAGCTCCTTCTATCGCCAGCCAGCTTTCTAGAACATTAGACCACTCTAgctgccaactgagctatgaagccactgacagtggcttcatagctcagttggttagagtgtcgcaccagtatcgcgatgtcacgggttcaaacctcatagaagtcctgactttttcaggatTCTAtgcacaattgcttaaattgcgctcataactgcgatgatcatagcttatttcAAAATCCGCATTTCAATATATGacatatttcatatatcacttcacaataattattaagaacgCCTTTTGAGCGACAGGTGTTAAGCTGCAAATACTGCTACAAAGAAAGAACATTCTACATCCAAAGCCAAAACCATGCAGGAACTCAAAAGACTCTAACCTCTTCCCTTGATCAGTAATCAGCTTTAGGATTTAGTTCACCAAACAAAGTACAGTAGAGTTGTTAAAAGTCACGTCTATGAAGCACTTACCATGCTCAATGTAAGCATACGTTCCAATAGAAATCAATACTGCAGCAAGTTGGAAATTTATGCCCTAAAAGAAATCAAAGCTgcgatttgattttgatttaaTAAACATCACTTTTCATCTGTGTGCCTCGATCATAGAGAAAAAAGTAATATGAGGTCATTAAAAAACTATtacagaaaaataaaatgtgAGCTTACTAATATATTATTACATAATaatgtataataaaattattgtacaTCTAGAAAATTAGTAATGTATACTGTCACTTGCTCAGTGATcctggtgtttcaagcaatctgattggcttgCCATCTTAAGTAATTTAAAGTGTCATTCATTCTCTGAAGTGTGAATAATGTGTGGTccgaacaaaaaaacaaaatggtcgGCATAATATAAGCTTGTGTTTTGAGATGTCAATTTAATTGCACTGAATGGTCTTCTCCTGTAAATATTGAGATAATTTGAGTGTTGTTGAGATAGCTTAGTGAGTCTATTCTAAAATGATTATTCTTTTGAATCTCAGTGAACAATGGCAGAATATTAACATTATtaaacattattaattttgttaattattatttgcttcTTCTACGATATTTtacattttagtaaaatccaaccagtggtctatcatcaatgctgcgttctgattggttgagcaactagtaggctatatgttatagcccactagtagcgaaaagcgcccgtcaTCTTTGCAATGTTTTGCGGTAAAAATAGGATTGacgtctagctttaacttgcgaaagatgtttagtctcgatattttgtTGAAcaactggttggattttactatttaaaacaattattattattcctctcaccctcatagcctctgaatcaatagcccatttggctttcggcctcatgggctattgactcatagcccattcaggctcgaggaataattgttaaatagccttAGAACTCATGACAAATCAGACAAAAAATCAATTGCATTGTAATTTGGGGACCCCGCTTGATTAAGCTAACAGGTAGCCTATCAAAAGGGAAAGACTTATCATGGACATTCCCTACTTAAGCTTTAACCATAATTTCACACAAAACTGTCCTAATCAAGCAGATTTCCAGAATATCCCCTGAAGTCAGCTGGTGAGCATAAAATATAATCATGTACAAAATTACAGAATGTCAAGAATTTCTGTGGACACAAATACCGTACATACATGAAGCAAAGAGCTCAATGCAAAGGTTAACAAGACAGCAACAAATCTCCCTAAAGGCTGAGCCTTTTTGTATACATCTATGAAAATAAAACACAAGACAGCTGTTTTAGAATCTTGCACGAtctttatatatattttattcagCAGGACAGTAATGCATTTTCCTTGATCCTTTAATTCAAACTATTAAAAGTGACTCGACCACCAACCCTGATATcacagtacttacagtttttCAGAAACACATGCATAGGAATATTCCAGTGTACAACAACCTCAACTAAGGAACGAGGCAACTCCACATGCTGGGGCCTAGCAACATCCAATCTCCTGGAATTGAATCATTTGAACCAGTCAGTGAAGATAATTAATTAAGTGATCTTATCATCTCTAATTattattagggaacttaagcatgCAATGTTTTTGAGCCACGCACGGCAACCGGAAAtgcgctgttttcgtatttaacttctcttcacactaccacattaatGTTGTTAAGTCTATTTTCACTAGCAGATACGCTCAGTTTGAAAATCTCAGAGAGACCAATGTCctagcgtgcgaaatgttcacttccggtgaccgtctgtggctcaaaaacgttgcatgcttaagctccctattgtagTAACCAACACGGGCACCcaaaaacacaaatcaatagaccactttcataaatggcggcacataatattatccctttgtatttaagttaattattataagacctactggcctcactttggttgaaacattcttttgaattgtgcccatggcagcgaggctaataGGGCtcattagcattaaaacaaaagaataccaaatttgattgccattatgaaagaggtctatgggATTACCAGATGGTTTCTTGCTTCCCTTTTTGGTTCACCTCCATTCCAATACCACTGAGCAAACTGGTGCATTCTGACAAGAAGCTGACAAAGTAGTGACTGAACCTAAAAGACATGGCCGCCTGGTATGCCAGGAACCATCTTAACAAAAAGTTTGAACGAAATAAATCAGAGAACACATAAGGAGCCATGTCAGTGGTGAGGTAACACATGAAAATTCTGAATTAAAGAAGCTGATAACGATCAATCTGCCACTGTACGTAGATGAAATTTTGAGCATTAGGTCTCAATTAGAGTGAATAGAGAGGTTTAGATTCTATGACAAatattttctcatagaacaataTTGAGTACATGCAAACCAGTGTTGTTTTGTTGGGAAAAAACGTGAAACTGTTGTCATTTTAGTACGAAGAATTTTAGCGCATGAAATGAAAGTGCATACTCTATTGAAAGAGAACATATTTTATCAAATAAGAATACATCTGACTATACAGATATTTTATCGTGTGAAAACTTTCCAGCTATAGAGaatcaaaatgcatttttaTAGAGTGGAAATTTATTTTATCACctgaaaatataatttattaaatgaAATATGGTTATGGCATGGAAATTTATTTTATCGATCataagaaaatatatttttattgcatgaaataCAATTTATGAAATGAAAATATCTTGGATCAAATTTTGCTACATTTTGGCTACCAtaaacctatactgctaacaaagagcaacaataaaaaattagTGTTGGGGTTACAAATTTTTTAAGTATTTTAGCTAAAAAAAGGCATTCAATTCTCATACTTGTTCTCGTCCTCATCCCATGCAGAATCTTAAGGTCCCCATTGCCAGCTAACTAGTGTACAAAAAACATAGCTGACAATTTTTTGAGTGTCTCCATCAGAATGACGAAGAGTTTTGAAGTCTTCTTGCAGCGGTAATAGAACAATTTGGTCCTTTGGTAATAGTATAGTTGTCATTAAGTACAGATCTATCAGTATGGACTGTCAAACAAGGTGCAATACTAACTTGAAGGCATCCTCTGGAAATATCCACATGGCGACACAAGACGACATTATAAGGCAACAGtatgacaaaacacagcttcttaTAACTCCAACAAACCATGCCAAACTCTGAGATCAATACAAAAACACAGAgaatttcaaatatttgaatCAACTTAATGTTTCTTCAAGCGAAATAAGCCTCACAAAGACTCAACAACAATCACTTATACTCCAATTTTTatatatttgacaataaaatgaattcaaTGTGCTTCGATTCGCAACTAGtcctttcattaattttgttcctaACATGAAGCAAAATGCACAGAAATTATATTGAATTGTAGCTTGAAACGGTTAAAACCCAACCTTTATATtgacatacaaaaaaaaaaaatgaatagcaCACAGCCATAATACTTTTgagcagttaaaaaaaatccttttaaaTTTATGTTCACTAGCTTAGACCTGAGTGGAAACTCAAACATGTACTAAAAAAATTCTAACAACTTGTCGGACATtatctttttaattttgacGGTTCTAAAGAAGAATCCACTAGAAATTTGGTGATGATGAACAAACAGACAATCATTCCTCTGCACTGTATTTGCTTAAAAGATCAAGAAAGGTAAAAAGCAAACTTGACCTTATCAACCTACCATTTTTTTCCCTACAAGAATCTGGCAATATTCAGTGTAAGTCATAAAGGGCCCAAATATCACAGAACTAACTGAGAGAGCATAGCCAAAATACTCCACGATATTTGGTCTAAATTGTACGAGGGCATTATCCATATCAAATGCCAAAGAGATAAGCTTCATAACCAGTACCATCTGTGAacctaaaattacaataattttaaacaTCAATAATCATTGATAAAAACTTCATTATGACATACCCAGCAAAGTCACGCAATTCCCAtaaccaataataattttatttgaagtGATAAGTCAAAtgtttcatatgttgaactgcggatttgaaatcaagtgagctatgatcatcgcagttatgaacgcaatttaagcaattgcatatagaagcctgaaaaagtcaggacttcaacgaggtttgaacccgtgacctcgtgataccggtgcgacgctctaaccaactgagctatgaagccactgatgttgggagctggtcatttgtgagttctaatgagcccgtgaagaatggatgtgaagtgatatatgaaatgtttcatatatattgaactgcggatttgaaataaAGTGAGCTAataatgatcatcgcagttacgaacgcaatttaagcaattgcacatagaagcctgaaaaggtcaggacttcaacggggtttgaacccgtgacctcgcgataccggtgcgacgctctaaccgactgagctatgaagccactgacgttggaagctggtcatttgtgagttctaatgagcccgtgaagaatggatgtgaagtgatatatgaaatgtttcatatattgaactgtggaaaGTGAggtatgatcatcgcagttacaaacgcaatttaagcaattgcgcatagaagcctgaaaaagtcaggacttcaacggggtttgaacccgtgacctcgcgataccggaactcacaaatgaccagctctcaacgtcagtggcttcatagctcagtcggttagagcgtcgcaccggtatcggaGGTAGAGTTTTTAATCAGCATGTATCAGCCTTGAAGGCTCTGattacaattcgtgatta
This genomic stretch from Acropora muricata isolate sample 2 chromosome 5, ASM3666990v1, whole genome shotgun sequence harbors:
- the LOC136918065 gene encoding protein-serine O-palmitoleoyltransferase porcupine-like, giving the protein MDELELAEFEDQDLIEYYDDPDELALYKEYEDLEKYGRFLYMFKSCVGPTTSQTVNLVGPLLAMCLVFRIIALMRLPNLLVHFVSFICGTAALFLFVKDNTAYPLVMCALGYPVLFLKYQKRGMVMGLLCVTFLIVCELFIVTAQNWHQVRGSQMVLVMKLISLAFDMDNALVQFRPNIVEYFGYALSVSSVIFGPFMTYTEYCQILVGKKMSLAWFVGVIRSCVLSYCCLIMSSCVAMWIFPEDAFKWFLAYQAAMSFRFSHYFVSFLSECTSLLSGIGMEVNQKGKQETIWRLDVARPQHVELPRSLVEVVVHWNIPMHVFLKNYVYKKAQPLGRFVAVLLTFALSSLLHGINFQLAAVLISIGTYAYIEHVFRKKLGGIFDACIMARKCKAGCGHRYTEANFWIIATNLGFSFLSMFHLAYLGIMFGGDTELQERGYGMMHTLSKWSHLDFASHWVAFATFLLSRVIL